The DNA region CCGGTATGGTGAAACCCGGCGCCTCCTGCGACCAACCCGACGCAAAGCAAGGCGTTCGCCTGGAAACCCGACGCCGGACGCCAGCGAATGATGGCGGGTCGGACCGCCGCCGAAAACAGCCACCACCACAATCCCACCGCAATGCCCTGCAACAGGAAGAAAGAGCTTACCCGTACGGCCCACTTGGCGCCTTCGCCCAACTCGGCGCCGGTTTGCTTGGCCGCCTGATCATTCGTTTCCGACGGGGTTGAGGGCGACGTCAGCAAATCGCCCACGTATTCCAGAAAGACAAAATCCATATGCTGCCGGTTGAAGGTGTAGTACCCCATATCGACACAGAGCAGGATGAGCAGCAGAAGCGCCAACGATACACAGGCCGGTTGCAATGCCCGTTGAAACAGCCGTGCCGGAGCCGCTACCGTACCGCGGACTCGCTGCCAGCCCCATGACAACAGTGTCCCGAGACCGGCAAGGATCAGCGCCAGTACCAGCGCAGATGTCGCGGAGATGAAATCTCCCCGCAATCCCACCACGAATGTGTGCAGGAGGAGAGGAACGGTGGGCGTTTCCTGGGTCCAGGCGTCACGAAGGAGAAATAGGCGTTCGGCTACCTGCAGAACTACGAAAAGAATCCACCAAAACAGCACGCTTCTTCTGATCGTACCAGCCATCGCTGTTCAACGGATTCCTAGGAGTTCGTGACACGCCGGTAGACACGCTCGAGTTCGTCGACCATGCGATCGAGGGAATAGCACCGCTCGACGGTGAGGCGACCTTCCCGCCCCAGCGACGCGCAGCGCGAGGGATCATCCAGCAAGAGACCGATCCGGTCGGCAAGGGCTTCGGCATCCCGCGGCGGAACGATCAACCCGGATACCCCGTCCTTGACCACGTCGGGAATCGACCCGGTCGTGGTCGACACCACCGGCAACCCGATCGCCAGGGCCTGCATGAGCACCTGTGGAATGGTGTCGCCTTCGATCGTCGGGATCGCAAAAATCGTCAGGGAACGGAAGATATCCAGGAGATCGTCGCGGAAACCCAGCATCCGCACGTGCTGCGCGATGCCAAGCCGTTCGATCTGCGCCCGGATGTTTCGTTCCTCAGGTCCCTCTCCGACGATCAGAAACGTGACGCGCTGATGCTGTTTGAGCACTCGCGCGGCCGCCTCGACGAAGTAGGTGTGGCCTTTGTAGTCACGCAAATACGAAATCAGCCCGACCAGTCGCTGGTCGGATGGCAGCCCCAGCTCTTTGCGGATGTCCCGTAGCGGAGGCGCCGGGGAAAATTGCTCGACATCCAACCCGATGGGGAAGGCCGCTACGCGGTCCGGCGCCAGACCATCGCGCTGGATCAGGTCCTGCCGCGTGCGCTCGCCGCCCGTCACGATCACCATGTCGAACAGCCGGCGATAGAGCAGATGCGTCGCCGCGTTGTTCGTCAGCGGCGCGGAGATGTGCCGAGTCCGGATGACTTTCGGACGCGCCGAAAGGAGCTGCGCAGCCAGCGTCGCGATCCAACTGTCTCGCGAACTGTTGACGTGTACGATATCGGGCCGCTCACGGGCGATGAGGTTCCGGAAGGCCAAGATCGCCACCGGCATCCGCCATTGCCGCATGACCATCGGCTCCACATCGAGGCCCTTCTCCTTCGCCATGGCCATAATGGGACTGTTCGGTTCGAGCACCAACAGGACACGGTGGCCCCGCCGCACGAGCCGTTCCGCGTGCAACAGCACGGCCAATTCCTGGCCCCCGACCGTGGTGCTGGACTCAGCGATCACAATCTTCACAAGCGTGCTACCTCTAAGTCCGAACGAGTTGTTGTCGCACCGCCCGCTCGACCTGCTCCGGGGTCACCCCGCCTAAGCACTCGAGCGGCACGGCATGGTTACAGCGGCGGCTTAAGCAAGGACGACAGGCCACCGGATGCGAGAGCACGATATGCCGGCTTCCATAGGGACCGGTTCGCTTTTCGTCTGTGGGACCGAACAGCGACACGACCGGTGTCCCGACCGCGGCGGCAATATGCATCGGGCCCGAGTCATTTGTCACCAGGACCGCAGCCCTTCGAAGAAAACCGGGCAGTAAGCCTACAGGGGTCTGTCCGGTGAGATCAACCGCTTTCGTCTGCATCAGGCTCTTCACGGCATCGGATTCCGGCTGTTCGGCCGGACCGCCGATCAGAACGACCGGCCCCGCCCCGCTCTTCTGCAACAGATCGGCCAACTGCGCAAAATGCCCGGCCGGCCACCGCTTGGTAAGCCAGCGGGCCGAGACGTTCATGGCGATCCACCTCGTGCCGGAGATGCCGGCACGGTCCAGCAGAACCTCGATCGCCGCTTCATCGTCAGGCCGCCGGAGAAATTCGAATTGCGGCACGGTGGGACGCGGTGCCCCCAGGGCATCCGACACCAGCAGGTACCGGTCGACGGCATGCAGAGTGGCGCTGGGAACCGGGACCCGTTGCGTATAAAAAAAGGGACTGCCCTCTCGGGCATTGGCGAAGCCGATCCGCCGCGGGCAACCGGTCAGCCAGGTCATCGCCCCGCTTCGGAACAGGCCCTGAAGATCCACGACCAGGTCGAACGCTGCGGCGCGCAGGGCAGGAACGTGGTTCAGCCACCCCGAAAGCCCGCCGCTTACGGCGCAGACTTCGTCCACGCCGCCGATTCGCTCCACGATCGGCGCCCATTGCTGCTTGACCAACCAGGTGACGCGCGCCTCCGGAAATCCGCGGCGTAACGACGCCACGGTCGGCATCGCATGCACGATATCCCCGAGGGAACTGGGCTTGACCATCAGCAGACGCCGCAAGGTGCCCATCGGCTGTGTGGAGGTAGCGGGCGTCATGGCTGGTTCTGTGCGGAGACGGGCGGCGAGGGATCGGACTGCCCCCGGCCCAGGATCCATCCAACCGCGTCCGCCAGCCCTTCGGCTACATGGTCCGGTGCCATGCCCCGCTCCCGCAACTCAGCCAACGCCTCTGCTCCGGACGGACCGCTCATGACGAGAACGCTGCGTGCGCCGATGCGTTTCGCCAACTCGATATCGCGCGCGCTGTCTCCTACCATATAGGCACGAGTCGGATCGATTCGGAGCTCCTCAACGGCACGGTCGACCATCCCCGTCGCCGGCTTCCGGCAGTCGCAGCCGTCATTCGGGTGATGCGGACAGACATAGAGCCCATCGAGCCGGACGCCTTCGGCCGCGAGACGGTCCACGAGCTTCCCATGAATGATCTCAAGCGCTTCCAGAGTGAGGTATCCGCGTGCGACGCCGGATTGATTCGTGACCACGACCAGCCTCGCCCCGGCCTTCTGCAATTCAGCGAGCGCCGGTCCGACTCCCGGCAGGAGTCGCAATTCCTCCGGGGTCTTGATGTACCCCGTATCTTCGTTGATCGTCCCGTCACGATCCAAAAACACCGTGACACCCGCCAGGCTCCCCCCTGCCGACTCGCGAGCAGGCGCCTGGGGCGCGGTTTCCACTGTCGGGACCACGAGGGGCAGCAGAGTCGCCGCCTGGTACACCTGATCGACCGTCACGGCCGTCATGCACCGGTGATCGATCGGACATTCCCGCAGCAGGCAGGGGGCGCAGGCGACAGGCTGCCGCATGAGTTGCGCCGCCACGCGGTAAGGCGACGTGGCCTGCCAGTCGGTCGGCCCGAACACCGCGACGAGCGGCACATCGAACGCCGCGGCGACGTGCATAGGGCCGGTATCATTGGTCAAAAAGAGTTGGCAGCGTTTGACGAGCGCGAGCAATTCGCGGACCGTCGTCTGCCCCGAACACACGACGGTGCGGGCCTTGATCTGTGCTGCGATGGATTTCCCCAGCTGTTCTTCCCCTTTTGCGCCGAGAATCGCCACGGCTACGCGCCCTCGCACCCTGGCTTGCGTATCCTTCACCAAGCGATTGACGACCTCGGCATACCGCTCCGGCAGCCACCGCTTCGCTTGCCCATAGGTCGAGCCGGGGTTCACGCCGATCACGACATCCCCCGGCGCGATACCGGCGTCGGCCAGACGGATCTTCATCGCCTCCGCTTCCTCTTGAGTGACGAAGAGGCGCGGTGCCGGAGGCGTCCCTTGCCCGCCCAGCGGCTTCAACATATCCCAGTAGTACTCGACTTGATGTTTGCCGCTCTTGCGGCCGGGCGGCGAAACCGGGTCCGTCAACAGCAGGCCACGCCCGTCGGTGGCATAGCCGAAGCGGCGGGGGATGCCGGCCAGGAAACTCAACAGCGCCGCCTCGAACGCGTTTTGAAACAGGATGGCCAAGTCGAAACGATGACGGCGCAGGACACCAGCCAGCGTCCACTTCCCGGCCAGGCCTGCGTGCCGGCCGCGATCGTCGTAGACCAGCATGCGATTCACGGCAGGATGGTTGGCCAGCAGTTCGGCAATGCCCGGTTTCACCAACAGCGTGACGTCGGCTTCCGGAAACAACGCACGGACAAGATCCAAGGCCGGCTCGCACATGACGGCGTCGCCAAGCCAATTCGGCCCTCGCACGACGATCCGACGGACAGCTTCCTTACGCACGCCCCTCCTGCATGACCACGGCGAGCTTCAGCCGCAATAGTTGTGTCAACCGTTCCCGCCCCACCACGATCTCCGTCTGTAAACGCACCGCCCACCAGACATCGTCGGGGGACAAGAACGGCACGACTTTCCCGGCATCCTTTTCGGTCGTCACCGCCAATTCAGCGCCACAGGCCTTCGTCCGTTGCCGAATTCGTTCGACGATCTCAGCGGTATAGTGCGCATGGTCCCGAAAGTCCAGAGTCTCCCGCACGACAATCCCAAGCGCCTTTGCCAGCGCGTGGAATGAGCCCGAGTTGCCCACCCCGCTGAACAGCAAGGCCGGGGCATCCTTCAACGCATCCGCCGTTTTCGTCTCGTTTCCCCCGATCCGTTGAAACGAGTCGGCCCGGAATTGCACGAGCACCGGCGCGGGCAAAGGCCCACAGGCTTGCGTCAAACACCGCCAAACCGGTTCAGCTTCGACCGCGCTCCCGGCGCGTGTGATCAGGATGGCATCGGCGCGTCGTGCAGCCGTGATCGGCTCCCGCAATCGTCCGAAGGGCAAGGCAGCCTGAATTCCCTCGGGATCGCTTGCATCCACGAGCAACAAATCCACATCCCGATGGAGGCGCAGGTGCTGAAACCCGTCGTCCAGCACGAAACAGTCGACGGGAGCCTGCTGCAACACCCATGTTCCGAGTGCGACGCGATCCGCCCCGACCGCCACGATCGCCCCGGGACAGCGGGACGCGATCAGGTAAGGCTCATCCCCCGCTTCCTCAGCGGACGCCAGCAACCTTCGTCCATCGGACACGAGCAACTGCGCCGCCGAGCTGCGCCGGCGATAGCCCCGGCTCAACACGGCAACCCGCTTGCCTTGCCCGGTCAACTGCTCGACGAGATGGATCACGACCGGCGTCTTTCCGGTGCCCCCGACCGTCAGATTGCCGACGCTGACCACCGGCCTCGGAAGCCGAGTCCTGGTAGGCCAACCCCTTCGATACAGCCAGGCCCTGAATCTTGCCGCAACTTCGTAGGGTACCCCGGCCCACCGGCGCCAAGAACTACCCGCCCGCCCCTGCCCCATGCTCATGGCCTGCGGCGCTCCGACCGCTCCACTACCGCTCCTTCCGCGGTACCGAGATGCGGCGATTCAATCGGAAGGTACGACGAAATGACGTCGAGCGTCCGCTCGAGCGCCCCCTGGTTCCGGCGCACCACCTCTCTAGCCGATTCACCCATGTGGCGCGCGGCGGCGGGATCGCGCAACAGGGACGCCACGGCACGGATCAGTTCGTCCGCGGTATGGACCACGCGACCGCCACCCGATTGGACCAGCAACCCCGCCACCTCGGCGCAATGGTCGGTGTAGGGTCCGAATAACACCGGCGTCCCCCAGGCCGACGGTTCCAACAGATTGTGGCCGCCGATCGGAACCAGCGTACCCCCCACCAGGCTCACAGCCGCATCCCGATAGAGTAAGGCGAGTTCGCCTCGCGTATCCAACACCATCGCACGAGGGCCGGTCCCCGGCATGCGTCCGTCACCTTGGCTACGCCGGAACACGGGCAAGCCGGCCGCCCGGAGCGCCTCTTCCACCTGCGACGCTCGCTCGATATGTCGCGGCGCCAGCACGAGCAGCAGATCGGGAAACTCTTCCGTCAAGGTCCTATAGGCCGCGATGAGGACGTCTTCCTCTCCGGGATGGGTGCTACCTGCCACGAATAATCGTTCCTTTTCGCCGACCCCGAGCGATGCGCGCGAGACGGTCGTGCCGGACGCGCTCGCGGTCGGCATCGGCTGATCGAACTTGATGTTGCCGGTACAACGGACGCGAGACTTGTCGGCTCCGAGATCGATCACCCGTTGCGCGTCACGATCCGATTGCATGAGACATACGTCGACCATGGAGAGCATGGTTCGATAGAAATCCCGAATCACCGGCAACCGCTGGCGCTCGTAGGATCGGGTGGAGAGCCGACCATTGACCAGGATCGAGGGAATGCCGCGCCGGCGAAGGGCCCGCAGGATATTGGGCCACAACTCCGTTTCGACGAAAAGGTAGAGATTCGGGCGAACCTGATCCAGCGCCTGCTCCACGACCCAAGAAAAGTCGAGCGGCGCGTACCGATGTTCGGCAATCCCGGCGAGCCGTTGCTCCACCGCTTCCCGGCCCGTCTCGGTGACGGTCGACACGACCAACCTTGCATGGGAATAGCGGTCCCGAAGGCGCCGGACGAGCGGAACGACCGCCACGACCTCGCCGAGCGACACGGCGTGAATCCAGATAACCACCGGCGGTCCATCGGCCGTGGACCGTCCGGTTGCTTCGGACGCGAGACCCAACCGCTGGGGCAGACCGCGGCGACAACGCTGCTTCGACAGGAGCACGAGAAGGATGACGGGGGAAATCGCGATGAGGAGAGCGTTATAGAGCAGATACCACATTACGGACTCGTCCCGAGGACGGCGGCCTCAGCCTCGTTGGTCATGCGGTTCAGCCGGAACTCCAACTCCTGACGCACGCGCTCCATTTCCTCAGGCGACGAGTCGCGCGACACCGTGAGGGGCTCCCCCCAAAGAAAGACTCCTTGCGCGAACGGATAGGGCATGATGAAACGGTCCCAGCTCGCAAAGAGTTTTTTTTTGAGCAGCCGAACGCCAACGGGACGATCGGCAACCCCGTGGCCTTCGCCAGCTGAATGACGCCCAGCTTGGCGACCTGCCGAGGGCCTTTCGGGCCGTCCGGCGTGATTACAAGGTCTACCCCGGATCGTCCGAGCCGGATCAACTCACGCAACGCCTCGGTGCCGCCGCGGGTACTCGAGCCACGGACAGCCTGCAGTCCGAATCTCGCGATGATCCGGCAAATCAATTCTCCGTCGCCGTGCCGGCTGATGAGCACATGGGCCTCGGATCCACGGTAGGCATAGGGCATCATCAGCTGCTGCGCGTGCCAGAAGGTAATGATCATGCGCTTGCCCTGTCTCAGAAGACCGTCGACATGCTCCGCGCCTTCAACTCGCCACCGCATCGAGGCATGGAGACTGCGGATCACCCCGTAGCCGAACGGCGGCACCAGCGCAAACTTGAGGCGCGTGATCACCGGTTTCATGAGACTACCCACTCGACGTTCCCCCCGGAACCTACTGCGACAACATATCTGCGAACTGCAGGCTGTGCAGCCGCTTGTACATTCCGCCCTTGCGCAACAATTCCTCGTGTGAGCCGATCTCGACAACCCTGCCCCGATCCAAGACGACGATGCGGTCGGCGTTTTGGATCGTCGAGAGCCGGTGCGCCACCACCAGCGTCGTGCGGTTCTTCATCAAGTTGGCCAGCGCCATCTGCACGACCCGTTCGGATTGCGTGTCCAACGCCGAGGTGGCTTCATCCAAGATCAGAATCGGCGGATCCCGCAGGATGGCGCGGGCGATCGCGAGTCGTTGACGTTCACCGCCGGAAAGTTTCAGACCGCGTTCGCCGATCACGGTTTCGTACCCCTGCGGCAGCTTCTCGATGAACTCGTGGGCGAAGGCCAGCCGGGCCGCCGCTTCCACTTCGGCCGGCGTCGCACTGGCTCTGCCGTAGCCGATGTTGTTGCGGATCGTGTCATCGAACAGGACGACTTCCTGGGAGACGATGCCGATTTGCGCCCTCACGGAACGGAGCGTGCACTCGCGCAGGTCGATGTCGTCGATCAGGATTTGGCCCTCGGTCGGCTCATAATATCGCGGGAGCAGGCTGACCAGGGTCGTCTTGCCGCTGCCGCTGCTGCCGACGAAAGCCAGCACCTCCCCGGCCCGGATCGTGAGATCGATCTTGTCGAGGGCCACCATGGCCTGGCCTTCGTAGCGGAACGACACGCCGCGGAATTCGATGGATCGGCTGATCGGAGGAATATCCTTCGTCCCGGCGTTGGATTCCTGTTCCGTCTGAAGATCCAGGACCTCGAATACCCGCTCTGCCGCGGCCAGCGCCTGCTGCACCGTGTTGTTCGCGCCGGAGAGTCGCCGAATCGGCGCATAGGCCATGAACATGGCGGCGAGGAAGGAGAAGAATGCGCCCGGGGTCATTTCGTCATGGATCACCAAGTACCCACCGTACCAGATGATACCGGCTACGCCCAATACGCCGATGACCTCCATGTGCGAAGAGCCCAACGACGAGACTTGAATCGCCTTCATGGTCGTGTGGATGAAGGCGTCGTTGCTCCGGCGGAACCGTTTGGCCTCTTCCTCCTCCCGGCCGAAGGACTTCACCATCCGAATCCCGGACAGCGCTTCCTGCAGCGTCGAAGCCATGTCACCCATGCGCTCCTGCCCGCGTGTCGCGAGTTTGCGCAGCCGCTGCCCCATCCGCACCATCGTGACTACGGCCAACGGCACCACGACGATGGAGATCATCGCCAGTTTCCAATTTTGGTAGATGATCACCCCGATCATGGCCAGGAAGGTCAGGCCTTGCTGAAAGATATCCTTCAACACGCCGGCGATGGCATTCGCCATTAAACTCACGTCGTTGATGACCCGCGATACCAGGCGGCCCGAGGTATTCGTGTCGTGAAAGCGGACCGGCAGATGCACCAACTTCGTGAACAACTGTTCACGGATGTCGCCGATGACCTGGTTCCCGACATAATTCATCAAATAATTTTGACCATAGTTGAAGATACCCTTCAGCACCGCCACGGCCAGGATGGCCAGCGGGAGGACGACCAACAACCGTTCGTCGCGGCTGATGAACAGGCCGTCGAGGACGGGCTTTACCAGCCACGCATAGGCCGCCGAAAGCCCGGCGACGAGAATCGCGCAAATGAAAGCCGCTCCCAACCGGAACCGGTAGGGGTCCAAATAACGGACCAGTCGCAAATACTGCTTCATGCCCGACATTCCGCCAGGACGACATCCGCCGCCCGTTCCGAAGCCCCCGGCCCGCCCAGGGCTTCACGCACCTTCGCCAACGAAGCCCTCATGCGATCATAGGCCGTGCGATCGCCGAGGAGCCGTTCGATCTCGACCACCAGCCGCTCTCCGGTCGCTTCATCGTGAATGAGTTCCGGCACGACCGTCTCACCGGCCACCAGATTCGCCAGCCCGATCCAGGGCACGCGGATCAGAAGCCGGGCCAACAGATAGGTCACGCGCGACGACGCGCGGTAGAAGAGAATCATCGGGGTGCCGATGACCGCGGCCTGCAGCGTCGAGGTCCCGGACTTCACCAACAGGAGATCGGAGGCCGCCATCACTTCACTCGACTGGTCGCGCACGATGCGAATCGGCGAGGGACTGTCCCGCACCAGCTCGTCCAAGGCGCCTTCCGGGACCGAGGATGCCTGCGCCACGAGGAATTGCATCTTCGGGTTTCGAGCCGCCAAGCGGCGCACGGCATCGCGCAGAATGGGAATGTGTTGTTCCAATTCTCCCCTGCGACTGCCGGGGAACAGCCCGATCACAGGTCCATCGGACAGGCCCAGCCGATTCCTGATGGCAGCCCGATCGTACGAGGGCGCCACTTCGTCCAGCAATGGATTCCCGACGAAGGTACAGGGAACACCGGCCCGACGGTACAACTCACGCTCAAAGGGCAGAATGGAGACCACGTGGTCGACGCGCCGCTGAATCCAGCGGATGCGTCCTTTGCGCCAGGCCCAGACTTGGGGAGCGATGTAGTACAGGACCCGCCGCCCCGCCGCCTTGGCGACGCGCGCGAAATGAAAGTTCAAGCCGGGATTGTCGATCAAGACCACGAGATCCCAGGCCTCTGAGGCAATGACGTTCCTAATGCGACGAACCCGGTTGACCAGTGCGGCCACCTTGGACGGCCCGATCAGGCCCATGACATCGAGCTGCGGAATTCCCGATACCAACTCGGCCCCGGCCTCCTGCATGTGCTTCCCGCCGATTCCGACGATCCGGAGCGAAGGAGCCTTCCGTTTAAGCGCCTGCACCAAGTGAGCGCCATGGAGATCCCCGGAGGCCTCGCCGGTGATGATCAGGACATTCGGCATACCCACCCCTTGGCGGCAGCACTCGCCCGAGGCTGCCTCACGTCGCGGACCGAACGGAAGCGCCGCCGGCAACCGAAACGTCGCCGTCCGCCTGCCGCTGCACGAACGCGCCAATCGCCGCCAAGATCCGATGAGCCAGCTCAAGCGCGGCGGCTCCGTCTTCGCCGGAGACCACCGGGCGAGTCCCTGACGCCACCGAACCCACAAACGACTCCAACTCCATCCGCAGGGGTTCCTCATCACCGCCTTTGAACTGTTCCACCTCGATGGTCGGCTTGGTCCCCTCGCCCTGGACACGCTTGGAGATGGCGGCTTGCCGGGTCTGAAAATCGATGGACAGGTAATGCTGCTTTTGGAAGACCCGCAACCGGCGCATCTTCGTGGCCGAAATCCGGCTGGCCGTCAGGTTGGCCACACAACCGCCGGCGAAGGCGATCCGGGCGTTGGCAATATCGATACTGGAAGACAGCACCGCCACACCGGCGGCCCGCACGTCCTCCACCGGTCCGGGGTTGAACGACAGCACGAGGTCCAGATCATGAATCATCAGGTCCGACACGACGTCCACGTCCGTCCCCCGTTCGACGAACGGACTGAGCCGGTGGCACTCGATGAACGCTGGCCGAACGATGTGGGGACGCATCAACTGCATGATCGGGTTGAACCGCTCGCTGTGCCCGACCTGCAGCACGGATCTCTGTCGCTTCGCCAGATCGACCAACTCGCGGGCTTCGGCCACGGTCACGGCGATGGGCTTTTCGACGAGGACATGTTTTCCAGCCTCAAGACAGGCCTTGGCCGCAGCGTAGTGCGCGGAGGTCGGCGCGGCGACACTTACAATTTCGACGTCGTTCAACAAATCCTTGATGCGTTGATAGGAGGAGACACCGTGGCGATCCGCGATCAGTTTCGCACGACTCGGGTCCGTGTCGTACACCCCGACCAAGCTCACCCCCGGCAACGTCGCATAGTGCCGGGCATGGTGCTGCCCTAAGTGCCCCACACCGATTACGCCGGCCCGCAACCGCTTCATGCCCCTTCCATCCCCACCGGCCACTCTATCCTTGTCTTTCGGCATCCGCCCCATACCCGACGATCGCGATGCCGGCCCGGTCGGCCTTCTCGATTGTCACTTCCCGATCCAGCAGAATGCTCCGTCCCGCCTCGAGCGCCAGCACCGATGCCTTGACCGCTTCCATGGTTTCGATGGTGCGCGGCCCGACGGCCGGCAGATCGAACCGCAGATCCTGCTGCGGCTTGCACCGTTTCACGACGACGGCCCCGCCATGGGCCAACTCGCCTCCGCGGCGAATCGCCCCGTCGGTCCCTTCGACCGCTTCTACGGCCACGATGACCCGGTCCTTCACCACCACACATTGCCCGATGTCCAGCAAACCGATCTGCTTCCCGATGTCCCATCCGTAGCGGATGTCGTCCCATTCCTTCTTGTTGGGCTCGCGCGAGGTCAAGGTGCCTGGTTCGACAAGGATGCCGGACAAACCGAACGTCGACTCCCTGATCCGGATCCCCTCTTTTTCGATTTCCTCCGCCACCGCGCGCAGGATCTCATCGTCCTTCAGATTGACGAGCCGGGCAGCCAAGGCCAGGGCGCGAAAATCCGGCCGCATCGTAGTGAACACATGGGTCTTGCGAATACCGCCGAGCATGACCGCTTGGCTGACGCCGTCGCCCTTGAGCGCTTCGATCAGTTTGTTGAACTGGCCGATTTTGATCCAGTGGATGCGCTCGACATGCCGTTCCAAC from Nitrospiraceae bacterium includes:
- a CDS encoding glycosyltransferase family 4 protein; translation: MKIVIAESSTTVGGQELAVLLHAERLVRRGHRVLLVLEPNSPIMAMAKEKGLDVEPMVMRQWRMPVAILAFRNLIARERPDIVHVNSSRDSWIATLAAQLLSARPKVIRTRHISAPLTNNAATHLLYRRLFDMVIVTGGERTRQDLIQRDGLAPDRVAAFPIGLDVEQFSPAPPLRDIRKELGLPSDQRLVGLISYLRDYKGHTYFVEAAARVLKQHQRVTFLIVGEGPEERNIRAQIERLGIAQHVRMLGFRDDLLDIFRSLTIFAIPTIEGDTIPQVLMQALAIGLPVVSTTTGSIPDVVKDGVSGLIVPPRDAEALADRIGLLLDDPSRCASLGREGRLTVERCYSLDRMVDELERVYRRVTNS
- a CDS encoding glycosyltransferase family 9 protein, translated to MTPATSTQPMGTLRRLLMVKPSSLGDIVHAMPTVASLRRGFPEARVTWLVKQQWAPIVERIGGVDEVCAVSGGLSGWLNHVPALRAAAFDLVVDLQGLFRSGAMTWLTGCPRRIGFANAREGSPFFYTQRVPVPSATLHAVDRYLLVSDALGAPRPTVPQFEFLRRPDDEAAIEVLLDRAGISGTRWIAMNVSARWLTKRWPAGHFAQLADLLQKSGAGPVVLIGGPAEQPESDAVKSLMQTKAVDLTGQTPVGLLPGFLRRAAVLVTNDSGPMHIAAAVGTPVVSLFGPTDEKRTGPYGSRHIVLSHPVACRPCLSRRCNHAVPLECLGGVTPEQVERAVRQQLVRT
- the waaF gene encoding lipopolysaccharide heptosyltransferase II — its product is MRKEAVRRIVVRGPNWLGDAVMCEPALDLVRALFPEADVTLLVKPGIAELLANHPAVNRMLVYDDRGRHAGLAGKWTLAGVLRRHRFDLAILFQNAFEAALLSFLAGIPRRFGYATDGRGLLLTDPVSPPGRKSGKHQVEYYWDMLKPLGGQGTPPAPRLFVTQEEAEAMKIRLADAGIAPGDVVIGVNPGSTYGQAKRWLPERYAEVVNRLVKDTQARVRGRVAVAILGAKGEEQLGKSIAAQIKARTVVCSGQTTVRELLALVKRCQLFLTNDTGPMHVAAAFDVPLVAVFGPTDWQATSPYRVAAQLMRQPVACAPCLLRECPIDHRCMTAVTVDQVYQAATLLPLVVPTVETAPQAPARESAGGSLAGVTVFLDRDGTINEDTGYIKTPEELRLLPGVGPALAELQKAGARLVVVTNQSGVARGYLTLEALEIIHGKLVDRLAAEGVRLDGLYVCPHHPNDGCDCRKPATGMVDRAVEELRIDPTRAYMVGDSARDIELAKRIGARSVLVMSGPSGAEALAELRERGMAPDHVAEGLADAVGWILGRGQSDPSPPVSAQNQP
- the lpxK gene encoding tetraacyldisaccharide 4'-kinase; protein product: MSMGQGRAGSSWRRWAGVPYEVAARFRAWLYRRGWPTRTRLPRPVVSVGNLTVGGTGKTPVVIHLVEQLTGQGKRVAVLSRGYRRRSSAAQLLVSDGRRLLASAEEAGDEPYLIASRCPGAIVAVGADRVALGTWVLQQAPVDCFVLDDGFQHLRLHRDVDLLLVDASDPEGIQAALPFGRLREPITAARRADAILITRAGSAVEAEPVWRCLTQACGPLPAPVLVQFRADSFQRIGGNETKTADALKDAPALLFSGVGNSGSFHALAKALGIVVRETLDFRDHAHYTAEIVERIRQRTKACGAELAVTTEKDAGKVVPFLSPDDVWWAVRLQTEIVVGRERLTQLLRLKLAVVMQEGRA
- a CDS encoding 3-deoxy-D-manno-octulosonic acid transferase, with translation MWYLLYNALLIAISPVILLVLLSKQRCRRGLPQRLGLASEATGRSTADGPPVVIWIHAVSLGEVVAVVPLVRRLRDRYSHARLVVSTVTETGREAVEQRLAGIAEHRYAPLDFSWVVEQALDQVRPNLYLFVETELWPNILRALRRRGIPSILVNGRLSTRSYERQRLPVIRDFYRTMLSMVDVCLMQSDRDAQRVIDLGADKSRVRCTGNIKFDQPMPTASASGTTVSRASLGVGEKERLFVAGSTHPGEEDVLIAAYRTLTEEFPDLLLVLAPRHIERASQVEEALRAAGLPVFRRSQGDGRMPGTGPRAMVLDTRGELALLYRDAAVSLVGGTLVPIGGHNLLEPSAWGTPVLFGPYTDHCAEVAGLLVQSGGGRVVHTADELIRAVASLLRDPAAARHMGESAREVVRRNQGALERTLDVISSYLPIESPHLGTAEGAVVERSERRRP
- a CDS encoding lysophospholipid acyltransferase family protein — translated: MKPVITRLKFALVPPFGYGVIRSLHASMRWRVEGAEHVDGLLRQGKRMIITFWHAQQLMMPYAYRGSEAHVLISRHGDGELICRIIARFGLQAVRGSSTRGGTEALRELIRLGRSGVDLVITPDGPKGPRQVAKLGVIQLAKATGLPIVPLAFGCSKKNSLRAGTVSSCPIRSRKESFFGGSPSRCRATRRLRKWSACVRSWSSG
- the msbA gene encoding lipid A export permease/ATP-binding protein MsbA: MSGMKQYLRLVRYLDPYRFRLGAAFICAILVAGLSAAYAWLVKPVLDGLFISRDERLLVVLPLAILAVAVLKGIFNYGQNYLMNYVGNQVIGDIREQLFTKLVHLPVRFHDTNTSGRLVSRVINDVSLMANAIAGVLKDIFQQGLTFLAMIGVIIYQNWKLAMISIVVVPLAVVTMVRMGQRLRKLATRGQERMGDMASTLQEALSGIRMVKSFGREEEEAKRFRRSNDAFIHTTMKAIQVSSLGSSHMEVIGVLGVAGIIWYGGYLVIHDEMTPGAFFSFLAAMFMAYAPIRRLSGANNTVQQALAAAERVFEVLDLQTEQESNAGTKDIPPISRSIEFRGVSFRYEGQAMVALDKIDLTIRAGEVLAFVGSSGSGKTTLVSLLPRYYEPTEGQILIDDIDLRECTLRSVRAQIGIVSQEVVLFDDTIRNNIGYGRASATPAEVEAAARLAFAHEFIEKLPQGYETVIGERGLKLSGGERQRLAIARAILRDPPILILDEATSALDTQSERVVQMALANLMKNRTTLVVAHRLSTIQNADRIVVLDRGRVVEIGSHEELLRKGGMYKRLHSLQFADMLSQ
- the lpxB gene encoding lipid-A-disaccharide synthase, whose product is MPNVLIITGEASGDLHGAHLVQALKRKAPSLRIVGIGGKHMQEAGAELVSGIPQLDVMGLIGPSKVAALVNRVRRIRNVIASEAWDLVVLIDNPGLNFHFARVAKAAGRRVLYYIAPQVWAWRKGRIRWIQRRVDHVVSILPFERELYRRAGVPCTFVGNPLLDEVAPSYDRAAIRNRLGLSDGPVIGLFPGSRRGELEQHIPILRDAVRRLAARNPKMQFLVAQASSVPEGALDELVRDSPSPIRIVRDQSSEVMAASDLLLVKSGTSTLQAAVIGTPMILFYRASSRVTYLLARLLIRVPWIGLANLVAGETVVPELIHDEATGERLVVEIERLLGDRTAYDRMRASLAKVREALGGPGASERAADVVLAECRA